The Rissa tridactyla isolate bRisTri1 chromosome 6, bRisTri1.patW.cur.20221130, whole genome shotgun sequence genome includes a region encoding these proteins:
- the EXOSC1 gene encoding exosome complex component CSL4 yields the protein MAPPARYCVPGERLCSAEEATAGSGTYTRHGFIFSSLAGCLEKRSEDSGLPVVSVVRDAESQLLPDVGAVVTCKVCSINSRFAKVHILYVGSTPLKSTFRGTIRREDIRATEKDKVEVYKSFRPGDIVLAKVISLGDAQSNYLLSTAENELGVVVARSEAGVQMVPISWCEMQCPRTHTKDFRKVARVQPQFLQT from the exons ATGGCGCCTCCCGCTCGGTACTGCGTCCCCG GCGAGCGGCTGTGCAGCGCGGAGGAGGCCACGGCTGGCAGCGGGACGTACACCCGGCACGGCTTCATCTTCTCCTCGCTGGCCggctgcctggagaagaggagcgaGGACAGCGGG CTGCCCGTCGTGTCGGTGGTGAGAGATGCCGAGTCCCAGCTCCTGCCCGACGTGGGGGCTGTGGTGACATGCAAG GTTTGCAGCATTAATTCCCGCTTTGCCAAAGTGCACATCCTGTACGTCGGCTCCACGCCACTGAAGTCCACCTTCCGAGGGACCATACG GAGAGAAGATATTCGAGCCACAGAGAAAGATAAG GTAGAAGTGTACAAGAGTTTCCGCCCCGGTGACATAGTCCTGGCCAAAGTC ATCTCGCTGGGGGATGCACAGTCCAACTACCTGCTGAGCACGGCAGAGAAcgagctgggggtggtggtggcacgCAGCGAGGCAG GAGTGCAGATGGTGCCCATCAGCTGGTGTGAGATGCAGTGCCCGCGGACGCACACCAAGGACTTCCGAAAGGTGGCCCGCGTGCAGCCCCAGTTCCTGCAGACCTAG
- the ZDHHC16 gene encoding palmitoyltransferase ZDHHC16 isoform X2, protein MAGMRSRQRMFAAVMRLLLKCLRLGRRRRFKLVRQAEQLWQYGHLCLRSLLYNSFTNGDVVLDSLFEPVYWLVDHVTRWFGVVFVALVIGLTSSIVAIVYICLLPLILQTYTPAWICWHLAYGHWNLIMIVFHYYMAITTSPGHPPQAKDDLTGVSICRKCIAPKPARTHHCSICNRCVLKMDHHCPWLNNCVGHYNHRYFFSFCLFMTMGCIYCSISGWEMFRDAYAAIETYYQTPPPTFSFHQRAFHKSVVYLWVLCSSVALALGALTLWHAALITRGETSIERHINKKERQRLQKKGKVFRNPYSYGGWDNWKVFLGVDVPRHWLTRVLLPSPHLPHGTGLSWDLPPCVTKQRAPLLAI, encoded by the exons ATGGCAGGGATGAGGAGCCGGCAGCGGATGTTTGCAGCGGTGATGCGCCTGCTCCTCAAGTGCCTGCGGctgggccggcggcggcggtTTAAGCTGGTGCGGCAGGCGGAGCAGCTGTGGCAGTACGGGCACCTCTGCCTCCGCTCGTTGCTCTACAACTCCTTCACCAACGGCGACGTGGTGCTTGACTCCCTCTTTGAACCCGTCTACTGGCTGGTGGACCACGTCACCCGGTGGTTCGGTGTG GTGTTTGTGGCACTGGTGATCGGGCTGACGAGCTCCATTGTGGCCATTGTGTACATCTGCCTGCTGCCCCTCATCCTGCAGACCTACACACCCGCCTGGATCTGCTGGCACCTCGCCTACGGACACTGGAACCTCATCATGATTGTCTTCCACTACTACATGGCCATCACCACCTCACCCGGGCACCCACCGCAG GCCAAGGACGATCTCACCGGCGTCTCCATCTGCAGGAAATGTATTGCCCCCAAGCCAGCTCGTACCCACCACTGCAGCATCTGTAACAG gtGTGTGCTGAAGATGGACCACCACTGCC CCTGGCTAAACAACTGTGTGGGACACTACAACCATCGCTACTTCTTCTCCTTCTGCCTGTTCATGACCATGGGCTGCATCTACTGTAGCATCAGCGGCTGGGAGATGTTCCGGGACGCCTACGCAGCCATCGAG ACGTACTACCAGACTCCGCCGCCCACCTTCTCCTTCCACCAGCGAGCTTTCCACAAGAGCGTGGTCTACCTCTGGGTCCTGTGCAG CTCGGTTGCATTGGCCCTGGGCGCCCTCACGCTGTGGCACGCTGCCCTCATCACCCGCGGGGAAACCAGCATCGAGCGGCACATCAAcaagaaggagaggcagagactgcagaagaaaggcaag GTCTTCAGGAACCCCTACAGTTACGGTGGCTGGGATAACTGGAAGGTGTTCCTGGGCGTGGATGTGCCAAG GCACTGGCTGACCCGCGTCCTGCTGCCCTCTCCTCACCTGCCCCACGGGACGGGCctgagctgggacctgcctcCCTGCGTGACCAAACAGCGTGCGCCGCTCCTGGCCATCTGA
- the ZDHHC16 gene encoding palmitoyltransferase ZDHHC16 isoform X1, producing the protein MAGMRSRQRMFAAVMRLLLKCLRLGRRRRFKLVRQAEQLWQYGHLCLRSLLYNSFTNGDVVLDSLFEPVYWLVDHVTRWFGVVFVALVIGLTSSIVAIVYICLLPLILQTYTPAWICWHLAYGHWNLIMIVFHYYMAITTSPGHPPQAKDDLTGVSICRKCIAPKPARTHHCSICNRCVLKMDHHCPWLNNCVGHYNHRYFFSFCLFMTMGCIYCSISGWEMFRDAYAAIERMKLLEKERLEVAANQTYYQTPPPTFSFHQRAFHKSVVYLWVLCSSVALALGALTLWHAALITRGETSIERHINKKERQRLQKKGKVFRNPYSYGGWDNWKVFLGVDVPRHWLTRVLLPSPHLPHGTGLSWDLPPCVTKQRAPLLAI; encoded by the exons ATGGCAGGGATGAGGAGCCGGCAGCGGATGTTTGCAGCGGTGATGCGCCTGCTCCTCAAGTGCCTGCGGctgggccggcggcggcggtTTAAGCTGGTGCGGCAGGCGGAGCAGCTGTGGCAGTACGGGCACCTCTGCCTCCGCTCGTTGCTCTACAACTCCTTCACCAACGGCGACGTGGTGCTTGACTCCCTCTTTGAACCCGTCTACTGGCTGGTGGACCACGTCACCCGGTGGTTCGGTGTG GTGTTTGTGGCACTGGTGATCGGGCTGACGAGCTCCATTGTGGCCATTGTGTACATCTGCCTGCTGCCCCTCATCCTGCAGACCTACACACCCGCCTGGATCTGCTGGCACCTCGCCTACGGACACTGGAACCTCATCATGATTGTCTTCCACTACTACATGGCCATCACCACCTCACCCGGGCACCCACCGCAG GCCAAGGACGATCTCACCGGCGTCTCCATCTGCAGGAAATGTATTGCCCCCAAGCCAGCTCGTACCCACCACTGCAGCATCTGTAACAG gtGTGTGCTGAAGATGGACCACCACTGCC CCTGGCTAAACAACTGTGTGGGACACTACAACCATCGCTACTTCTTCTCCTTCTGCCTGTTCATGACCATGGGCTGCATCTACTGTAGCATCAGCGGCTGGGAGATGTTCCGGGACGCCTACGCAGCCATCGAG AGAATGAAACTGCTTGAGAAGGAGAGACTGGAGGTGGCTGCCAACCAG ACGTACTACCAGACTCCGCCGCCCACCTTCTCCTTCCACCAGCGAGCTTTCCACAAGAGCGTGGTCTACCTCTGGGTCCTGTGCAG CTCGGTTGCATTGGCCCTGGGCGCCCTCACGCTGTGGCACGCTGCCCTCATCACCCGCGGGGAAACCAGCATCGAGCGGCACATCAAcaagaaggagaggcagagactgcagaagaaaggcaag GTCTTCAGGAACCCCTACAGTTACGGTGGCTGGGATAACTGGAAGGTGTTCCTGGGCGTGGATGTGCCAAG GCACTGGCTGACCCGCGTCCTGCTGCCCTCTCCTCACCTGCCCCACGGGACGGGCctgagctgggacctgcctcCCTGCGTGACCAAACAGCGTGCGCCGCTCCTGGCCATCTGA